In Blattabacterium cuenoti, the following proteins share a genomic window:
- a CDS encoding 7-carboxy-7-deazaguanine synthase QueE, translated as MKEAYFPIKEFFYSLQGEGFHSGIAAYFIRFEGCDIRCNWCDTKYSWKIKKEDFIPIKEIIANIRRNKVKNIIITGGEPMMWDLSPLTKGIKNMGLGCKIHVETSGSYLIKDKNIDWVTISPKKNRLPLDENYKKKIHELKVIIFNEDDFLFAEKQSSFVKNKENCIFSLQPEWNNFNYIIPKIITYIKENPKWRLSLQIHKMINIP; from the coding sequence ATGAAAGAAGCATATTTTCCTATAAAAGAATTTTTTTATTCTCTTCAAGGAGAAGGATTTCATTCAGGAATAGCTGCTTATTTTATTCGTTTTGAAGGATGTGATATAAGATGTAATTGGTGTGATACTAAATATAGTTGGAAAATAAAAAAAGAAGATTTTATTCCTATTAAAGAAATTATTGCTAATATTAGAAGAAATAAGGTTAAAAACATTATTATTACTGGAGGAGAACCTATGATGTGGGATTTATCTCCTTTGACAAAGGGAATTAAAAATATGGGATTGGGATGTAAAATTCATGTAGAAACTTCTGGTTCTTATCTTATAAAAGATAAAAATATAGATTGGGTTACTATTTCTCCTAAAAAAAATAGACTTCCATTAGATGAAAATTATAAAAAAAAAATTCATGAATTAAAGGTAATTATTTTTAATGAAGATGATTTCCTTTTCGCTGAAAAGCAATCTTCTTTTGTGAAAAATAAAGAAAATTGCATATTTTCTTTGCAACCTGAGTGGAATAATTTTAATTATATTATACCAAAAATAATTACTTATATAAAAGAAAACCCTAAATGGAGGCTATCACTTCAAATTCATAAGATGATCAATATACCTTAA
- the hisIE gene encoding bifunctional phosphoribosyl-AMP cyclohydrolase/phosphoribosyl-ATP diphosphatase HisIE — MKEKINFEKGLIPVIVQDSVTNKVLMLGYMNHDAYEKSIYEKKVTFYSRSKKRLWTKGEISKNFLLIEKILIDCDGDSLLIKAKPTGPVCHKGTDTCWKENNSKNFLFYLENIISNKIKNKEDNSYVYKLSKRGINRVSQKFGEESVELIIESKDSNENLFLNESADVLFHYLVLLQKKRITLQRVIKVLQERHNK, encoded by the coding sequence AGAAAAAATAAACTTTGAAAAAGGGTTAATCCCTGTTATTGTTCAAGATTCGGTAACAAATAAAGTATTAATGTTAGGTTATATGAATCATGATGCTTATGAAAAAAGTATTTATGAAAAAAAAGTTACTTTTTATAGCAGGTCTAAAAAAAGATTATGGACTAAAGGTGAAATAAGTAAAAATTTTCTTCTTATTGAAAAAATATTAATAGATTGCGATGGTGATTCTTTATTAATTAAAGCAAAACCTACAGGTCCTGTATGTCATAAAGGGACAGATACTTGTTGGAAGGAAAATAATAGTAAAAATTTTTTATTTTATTTGGAAAATATAATTTCGAATAAAATAAAAAATAAAGAAGATAATTCATATGTATATAAATTATCAAAAAGAGGAATAAATAGAGTATCGCAAAAATTTGGAGAAGAATCTGTAGAACTTATCATAGAATCTAAAGATTCAAATGAAAATTTATTCTTGAATGAATCTGCAGATGTTCTTTTTCATTATCTTGTTCTTTTACAAAAAAAAAGAATTACTTTACAAAGAGTAATAAAAGTTCTTCAAGAAAGACATAATAAGTAA